From a single Phalacrocorax aristotelis chromosome 1, bGulAri2.1, whole genome shotgun sequence genomic region:
- the PLEKHB1 gene encoding pleckstrin homology domain-containing family B member 1: MALVKSGWLWRQSSILRRWKRNWFVLYLDGSLVYYHDETQRDMEGRIHVKYSCRDVRTGRECGDVQPPEGKSRDCLLTVVLRDGSKTTLCAESEDDAVAWKMAVLEAKSTPVHVYDPYDDDYYQTVPLNSHQAAYISSGHYGHQYGAPGVTHVIVREDPYRVSGDQMALGLLAGAATGAALGSFMWMPCWF; encoded by the exons ATGGCGCTGGTGAAGAGCGGCTGGCTTTGGCGGCAGA gCTCCATCCTGCGCCGCTGGAAGAGAAACTGGTTCGTCCTCTACCTGGACGGCAGCTTGGTTTACTACCACGATGAGACACAGCGCGACATGGAGGGCCGGATCCACGTCAAATACAGCTGCCGGGACGTGAGGACCGGCCGCGAGTGTGGAG acGTGCAGCCGCCCGAGGGGAAGAGCCGCGACTGCCTGCTGACCGTCGTGCTGCGGGACGGCTCCAAGACGACGCTGTGCGCCGAGAGCGAGGACGACGCCGT TGCTTGGAAGATGGCCGTGCTGGAGGCTAAATCCACCCCG GTGCACGTCTACGACCCCTACGACGACGACTACTACCAGACGGTGCCCCTCAACTCCCACCAGGCCGCCTACATCAGCTCCGGCCACTACGGCCACCAGTACGGAG CTCCCGGGGTGACCCACGTCATCGTGCGGGAGGATCCCTACCGCGTCTCTGGGGACCAGATGGCTTTGGGGCTGCTGGCGGGCGCCGCCACGGGCGCTGCCCTGGGCTCCTTCATGTGGATGCCGTGCTGGTTTTAG